The Stenotrophomonas indicatrix DNA segment CCAGCACGACGAGCGCCAGCTGCGCAGCCAGCTGCACCGGTTGCAGGCCAGCTGCGGGTTCGTGGGTGCAGCGCGACTGGCACGCGCGGTGCGGCAGCTGCACCACACGCCCGAATCGGGGCAGGCACAGGCGGTGTTCCGCGCCGCCGTAGCGGCTCTGCTGCACTAAGAGGGGTTCGGCCGGGCTGCGCCCGGCACCCGCAGAGGCAACAGCCGGAGCAACGGCCAAAGCCAAAGCGGCTTCCTGCGGGATGGCGGGGCGGCATGGGCTGGCAGGACACGCCGTAAACCCATCCATGGGGGCTCGATGGCGCCATCCATGGCGCCAACGGTCCTGCCAACCCATGCCGCCCCACCCCTGACAGTTTCCCGGTGTCTGGTAGATCCACGCCATGCGTGGATGAATCTCCATCGAAATCGAATATTTCGAGAATTGAACGAAGAGCATCCACGCATGGCGTGGATCTACGCGTCGACCAAGGTCGACACCTACCAGAGCCGGAAGCCGTTCCGACAGCTCGCGGACAATTGTCGAAGGCGGGGTGGGTCCGGTGGCAGGGGCGTGAGCCGCATGGATGCGGCGACCGAGCCTACAGGGACGTATTTACGGCGTCCCCTGCCACCGGGCCCACCCCGCCTACCCACGGATAACCAGCTCTTGCCGTTGACGTTGACGTTGATTCGGCAGGTGCAGGGCTGCAAGCCCTGCCGAACACCCCTCAACGCCTGGGCGCGAGCTGCTCCAGCATCTCCCACGATTTCAGGCCGCGTGCGCCAAGGTGATGAGCCAGCACCCGCCGCATCGGCAGCCGCAGGCTGGCCAGATCGGCTGCGTCCGGCTCGTCGTCGGCCGCCAGGGCCAACAGTGCTGAGCCAGTAGCCGCTGCACCACGCTCGCCGCCGCGCTCGCTGAGCAGGCGCTGCGGTCCTTCCTGCGGGTCCAGTTCATAACGCGCCGCCGGGTCGATCGGCTGGCCATCGCTGGCAGTCTCCAGATCGAAGCCCACGCCCAGTGCCGCCAGCAGCTCGCGCTCGAAACGGCGCAGGGTCCAGGCCAATCCGGCACCCACGGCCAGGCGTGCACGCGCTTCGCCGTAGGCCAGGTATAACTCCGGCAACGGATCCTGGCGCGGCGCCAGGCGCAGGGTCAGTTCACTCAAATAGAACCCGGCCAGCATGGCCTGGCCGAGCAGGCGCGGCGCCACATCCAGCGCTTCAGCACCGCGCAGCTGGGCCAGTTCGCCACGTTGCAGCGCGCTGAAGCGGATCCACTGCAGGGGCTGCAGGGCCGCTCGCAGCACCTGGCCCTTGGCCGTGGAAACACCACGCGCGAGCAGGCCGATCCGGCCGTGCTCGGCGCTCAATACCTCGACCAGCAGGCTGGTCTCGCGATAGGCCCGCGCATGCAGCACGAAGCCGGTGTCGTCCTCGATCAGCATCGAAGCGACCGTCGCGGCTTAGTCGTAGCCGAAGGCCTTCAGCGCGGCCTCGTCATCGGACCAGCCCTCACGCACGCGCACCCAGGTTTCCAGGAACACCTTGGCCCCGAACAGACGCTCCATCTGCAGGCGGGACTTGGCCCCGATCTCCTTCAGGCGGGTACCGCCCTTGCCGATCACGATCGCCTTCTGGCCTTCGCGCTCGACCCAGATCACCGCACCGATGCGCAGCAGGTTGCCGTCCTCGGTGAAGCGCTCGATCTCCACCGTGGTGGCGTACGGCAGCTCTTCGCCCAACTGGCGCATCAGCTGTTCACGCACCAGTTCGCCAGCCAGGAAACGCTGGCTGCGGTCGGTGATTTCGTCTTCGCCGAACATCGGCGGGGCTTCCGGCAACAGCGCCAGCACATCACGGACCAGGGCTTCCAGGCCGTTGCGCTTCTGCGCCGAAATCGGATGCACCGACGAGAAGTCACGGCCGGCGGTCACTTCCTGCAGGAACGGCAGCAGCGCCCCCTTGTCCTTCATGCGGTCGATCTTGTTGACCACCAGCACCACCGGGATACCGGCGTCGCGCAGCACGTTGAAAGCCAGGCTGTCCTCTTCGTCCCAGCGACCGGCTTCGATCACCAGCAGGCCGGCGTCGACGCCTTCCAGCGAACCGCGGGCAGCGCGGTTCATGACCCGGTTCATCGCACGCTTCTGCACCTTGTGCAGACCGGGCGTGTCGACCAGCACCAGCTGCCCTTCCGGGTAGGTGGCGATGCCCAGCAGGCGGTGACGGGTGGTCTGCGGCCGGTTGGACACGATGCTGACCTTGGCCCCGACCAAGGCATTGGTCAGGGTCGATTTGCCCACGTTCGGGCGGCCGATGACGGCCACGCTGCCGCAATGATGGGGGGTTTGTTCGCTCACTTGGAATCCAGTTGTTCAAGGACGGCCGCAGCCGCTTGTTGTTCGGCGATCCGCCGCGAGGAGCCTTCGCCCTCGGTGCTGGCGGCGGGGTCGGCTACGTTGCAGCGTACCCGGAAGTGTTTGGCGTGGTCGTCACCGGATTCTGACACCAGTTCGTACTGTGGCAACGCCTTCTGTCGGCCCTGCAGCCATTCCTGCAGGCGGGTCTTGGGGTCCTTCTCCGGTCGCCCGGTGGCCGGCAGCGCCTCCATCGAGGCGGCAAACCAGGGCAGGACCATCGCCCGGCAGGCTTCAAAGCCGGCATCCAGGTAGATCGCCGCAACCACGGCCTCGAATGCATCGGCCAGGGTCGAGTCGCGGCGATGACCGCCGGACTTCATTTCGCCAGGCCCCATGGTCAGCCGGTCACCCAGCTGAAGAGTGCGCGCGATCACCGCCAGCGCACCCTCGCGCACCAGCTCGGCGCGGGCGCGGGTCATCGCGCCTTCGTCCGCCTTGGGCCAGCGCAGGTACAACGCCTCGGCGACCATCATGTTGACGATGCTGTCGCCGAGGAACTCCAGCCGCTCGTTATGCGGCGCGCCGG contains these protein-coding regions:
- the rnc gene encoding ribonuclease III, whose product is MPNKSFQREDLIGHTFRDPGLLKQALTHRSAGAPHNERLEFLGDSIVNMMVAEALYLRWPKADEGAMTRARAELVREGALAVIARTLQLGDRLTMGPGEMKSGGHRRDSTLADAFEAVVAAIYLDAGFEACRAMVLPWFAASMEALPATGRPEKDPKTRLQEWLQGRQKALPQYELVSESGDDHAKHFRVRCNVADPAASTEGEGSSRRIAEQQAAAAVLEQLDSK
- the recO gene encoding DNA repair protein RecO, with the protein product MLIEDDTGFVLHARAYRETSLLVEVLSAEHGRIGLLARGVSTAKGQVLRAALQPLQWIRFSALQRGELAQLRGAEALDVAPRLLGQAMLAGFYLSELTLRLAPRQDPLPELYLAYGEARARLAVGAGLAWTLRRFERELLAALGVGFDLETASDGQPIDPAARYELDPQEGPQRLLSERGGERGAAATGSALLALAADDEPDAADLASLRLPMRRVLAHHLGARGLKSWEMLEQLAPRR
- the era gene encoding GTPase Era, translating into MSEQTPHHCGSVAVIGRPNVGKSTLTNALVGAKVSIVSNRPQTTRHRLLGIATYPEGQLVLVDTPGLHKVQKRAMNRVMNRAARGSLEGVDAGLLVIEAGRWDEEDSLAFNVLRDAGIPVVLVVNKIDRMKDKGALLPFLQEVTAGRDFSSVHPISAQKRNGLEALVRDVLALLPEAPPMFGEDEITDRSQRFLAGELVREQLMRQLGEELPYATTVEIERFTEDGNLLRIGAVIWVEREGQKAIVIGKGGTRLKEIGAKSRLQMERLFGAKVFLETWVRVREGWSDDEAALKAFGYD